AGCCCAGCAAGGTCTTCAGCACCACCCACACCAGCGCCGGCAGCGGCGGCAATGGTGCGGGCGCGGCCACCCAGGTCGGCGACGCCTGCAGCGCCTTCCACACCTACCAGATGGACTGGACGCCCCAGCAGGTGCGCTTCGGCATCGATGGCAAGAGCCACTTCGTCTACAAGAACGCAGGCACCGGCAAGGCCCAATGGCCCTTTGACGCGCCGCAGTTCCTGATCCTCAACATCGCCATCGGCGGCGACCTGGGCGGGCCGGTGGACGACGCCATCTTCCCGGTGCGCATGGAGATCGATTACGTGCGCGTGTACCAGGCCGCCAAGTAGCGCGGCCCGCTACCAGCGCCCCGCATGGCGCAGCACCCGGCCCGCCATGGTCTCGGCCACGTAGAGTCGGCCCTGGCGGTCGAACACCGGGTCGCGCGGCTCCCTGAGACCCTCGGCCAGCAGCTGCTGCCTGCCGTCGGGGCCGATGCGGGTGATGCGCCGCGCCTGCGGCTGCGCCACGATCAGCTCGCCCGCCGGGCTGAACGACAGGCCCACCGGGCCGGCGAGATCTGCAAACGGATGCAACAAGCCCTTGGCGTCGAGCCGCACGACCTGGTTGCCACGCCAGTCGTTGATGAAGGTGTCGCCGTTGCGCGCAAATGCCAGGCCATGCGGCCCCTTCAAGGCGACGACGGTACGCGAGCGCGTCGCCGAGGCGAAGGCGCGCACCTTGCCAGTCAGCTCGCAGACCCAGAGCTCGCCGTTGGGCGCAAACGCCAGATCGACCGGCGACTCGAGCTCATCGACAAAGGTCGAGACCGCGCCAGCGCGATCGATCTTGGCGATGCGACCGGCGCCGGTGTCGGCCACGTAGAGATGGCCCGCGGCGTCGAGTTCGAGGTCGTGCGGGCTTTCAAAGCCGCGCGCGATGCGCGTGAGCCGCCCGTCGACACCGATGCGCGCGATCTCGCCGCTGAGCTGCTCGGCCACATAGAGGCTGCCGTCGGGCGCGAACAGCAGGCCGCGCGGCTGCGCCAGCCCGCCGGCAAACTCGGCAAAATCGGTCGGCAAGCTAGCGGCATCGGCGGCCGTCGCCCCGCGCCAGGGAGGCAGAGCCATCAGCATGCAGGCGAGGAGTTTGCGTCTGGTGTGCATCATCACGAGTCCCCCGTCAGCCGTCGTCAAGGCCCGGTGCGCGGCGGCGGTGTCGGCGATGTTGCTACGGCCACCGCCCGCATGCAAGCCGGGCGCGGCGCGAGCCGGCGGACGCGCTTCTCAATCGAGCCGCGCGGCGCAATGCTTGGCGATGAACTCGGCGTGCGTGGGCATGGCCTGGGCGCATTTGCCCACCACGCGCTGGACGTTGTCCAGGTAGGCCTGCACCTCGGCCTCGGGCAGCAGGTCGGCAAAGGGGTGGTAGCCGCGTGGCTGCAGGCGCTGGCCCAGCATCACCTGCAGCCAGCTGACCTCGGTGAACAGCTCCACGCCATCGCGGTAGACGCGGCCATTGCTGGCGAACAGGTCCAGCTTGCGCTGCAGGCCCTCGGGGACGGGCATGTTGCGGCAGTAGTTCCAGAACTCGGAGTCGTCGCGCTGGGTGAGCTTGTAGTGCAGGATCAGGAAGTCGCGGATGCGCTCGTACTCCACGCGGGTGATGGCGTTGTACTCGGCGATGTCGGCGGCGTCGAAACCCGCGCGCGGGAAGTAGTCGAGGATGCGCGCCACCGCCATGTGGATGAGGTGGATGCTGGTGGATTCCAGCGGCTCCAGGAAGCCGCTGGCGAGGCCCAC
This portion of the Paucibacter sediminis genome encodes:
- a CDS encoding NHL repeat-containing protein, coding for MALPPWRGATAADAASLPTDFAEFAGGLAQPRGLLFAPDGSLYVAEQLSGEIARIGVDGRLTRIARGFESPHDLELDAAGHLYVADTGAGRIAKIDRAGAVSTFVDELESPVDLAFAPNGELWVCELTGKVRAFASATRSRTVVALKGPHGLAFARNGDTFINDWRGNQVVRLDAKGLLHPFADLAGPVGLSFSPAGELIVAQPQARRITRIGPDGRQQLLAEGLREPRDPVFDRQGRLYVAETMAGRVLRHAGRW